One genomic window of Chitinophagaceae bacterium includes the following:
- a CDS encoding biopolymer transporter ExbD, whose product MAELGESGDVHKGKGKKRGGVRAKKISTRIDMTPMVDLGFLLVTFFILTTTMQKPKAMQVVMPDKADTTKHEEESKIRESEAMTLLLGENDKIFYYFGNQDPVVEVTNFKGIRKLLIDSYNSVLSLQRQNGWKTNGVYVLIKPTKNSKYTNLVDILDEMKIAEIKSFAIVDVTPEELEMIPK is encoded by the coding sequence ATGGCTGAATTAGGCGAAAGTGGCGACGTCCATAAAGGCAAAGGGAAAAAGAGAGGTGGCGTTAGAGCTAAGAAAATTTCTACCAGGATTGATATGACTCCGATGGTGGATCTGGGCTTTTTGCTGGTAACATTTTTTATTCTTACCACTACCATGCAAAAGCCAAAAGCAATGCAGGTGGTGATGCCGGATAAAGCTGACACAACCAAGCATGAAGAAGAATCCAAGATTCGCGAATCTGAAGCAATGACCTTGCTGCTTGGCGAAAACGATAAAATCTTTTATTACTTCGGAAACCAGGATCCTGTGGTGGAAGTAACAAATTTTAAAGGCATTCGAAAACTGCTGATTGATAGCTATAATTCAGTTTTGAGTTTGCAACGGCAGAATGGCTGGAAGACAAATGGTGTGTATGTTTTGATTAAACCCACCAAAAATTCAAAGTATACAAACCTTGTGGACATACTCGATGAAATGAAAATTGCAGAGATCAAATCTTTTGCAATTGTGGATGTTACTCCGGAAGAATTGGAAATGATTCCAAAATAA
- a CDS encoding energy transducer TonB — translation MDAQKILTADLNDLVFEGRNKSYGAYDLRKRYGKHIIMALLISTGIYLVAFIAPYLITLLTPEAKVEPRKEIKYTELSEPPPIDKNTPPPPPPDLPPPPPKTIKFTPPVIKPDEEVKDEDIPPPVEELQQAEISTATEVDPNATYDFSAQETQVVEEKKPEIFMYVEQMPEFPGGQTELIKYLQKNLRYPAAARENGIEGKVVLQFVVDEGGRISDLQVVRDIGGGCAEEAERVVRNMPPWKPGKQNGNAVKVYFKLPVTFKLGTE, via the coding sequence ATGGATGCACAGAAAATCTTAACCGCGGATCTAAATGATCTTGTTTTTGAAGGAAGGAATAAAAGTTACGGCGCCTATGATCTCAGGAAGCGGTACGGCAAACACATTATTATGGCGTTGCTTATTTCTACCGGAATTTATCTTGTTGCTTTCATAGCACCTTACCTGATTACTTTGCTTACACCTGAAGCAAAAGTAGAACCCAGGAAAGAAATTAAATACACGGAACTTTCTGAACCGCCTCCTATTGATAAGAATACACCACCGCCTCCACCTCCTGATTTACCACCACCACCGCCCAAAACCATTAAATTCACCCCACCTGTAATTAAGCCGGATGAAGAAGTGAAGGACGAAGATATTCCACCACCGGTAGAAGAGTTGCAGCAGGCAGAAATTTCTACTGCAACTGAAGTGGATCCCAATGCAACTTATGATTTCAGCGCGCAGGAAACACAGGTGGTGGAAGAGAAGAAGCCGGAGATATTTATGTATGTAGAACAAATGCCTGAATTTCCCGGAGGCCAAACGGAGCTGATTAAATATTTGCAAAAGAATCTCCGTTATCCTGCCGCTGCCCGTGAAAATGGAATTGAGGGCAAAGTGGTCTTGCAATTTGTTGTGGACGAAGGCGGAAGGATTTCTGACTTGCAGGTAGTCCGTGATATCGGCGGCGGTTGTGCGGAAGAAGCAGAGCGGGTTGTCAGGAATATGCCGCCCTGGAAGCCGGGAAAACAAAATGGAAATGCTGTTAAGGTATATTTCAAGCTGCCGGTTACCTTTAAGTTAGGTACAGAATAA
- a CDS encoding biopolymer transporter ExbD → MSKVKMPKTSVSIDMTPMVDMAFLLVTFFILTTQFRPDEPVSVSTPTSTSTATIPEKGVVTITVANDGRIFFDLDNQNSRKSLIQKMAETYGITFTVDQQNAFATGSSIGIPMGSMQGYLNLSAEDRKKVQQPGIPVDSTMNLSNELGVWLINARIAGSNPVILIKGDAQSNYSAVENVIKTLQNRKVLRFGLITSDEAMPTTTAQLK, encoded by the coding sequence ATGTCAAAAGTAAAAATGCCAAAAACAAGTGTCTCTATCGACATGACGCCGATGGTTGACATGGCTTTTCTGCTGGTAACCTTTTTCATTCTCACTACCCAGTTTCGTCCTGATGAACCCGTTTCGGTGAGCACTCCAACGTCTACATCTACTGCTACTATTCCGGAAAAGGGAGTGGTAACAATTACTGTAGCAAATGATGGACGTATCTTTTTTGATCTTGATAACCAAAATAGCCGTAAGTCGCTGATTCAGAAAATGGCAGAGACCTATGGAATAACATTTACCGTAGATCAGCAAAATGCTTTTGCAACCGGATCAAGTATTGGAATACCAATGGGATCTATGCAGGGCTATCTCAACTTATCAGCTGAAGACAGGAAAAAGGTTCAGCAACCCGGAATACCTGTCGATTCAACAATGAACCTGTCAAATGAGTTAGGAGTTTGGTTGATTAACGCACGAATCGCCGGCAGTAATCCGGTAATTCTGATTAAAGGAGATGCTCAGTCTAATTATTCCGCAGTAGAAAACGTTATAAAGACTTTGCAAAACAGAAAAGTATTGCGTTTTGGGTTGATCACATCCGATGAAGCAATGCCAACAACCACAGCACAGTTAAAATAA
- a CDS encoding MotA/TolQ/ExbB proton channel family protein, which produces MIKKGSSSGLFPVLVIITCLVIAVVIYQFILGNPSNFVDAERETPKAGNIQGIMFKGGFLVPVILTMLLMVVVFTIERLLTLSKANGSGNLSNFVRKVQFNLANDNIADAVKECDRQKGSVANVIKSGLKMYSEMENDRDLSKEQKLLAIQKEIEEATSLELPMLQKNLPFIATIAPLGTLGGLIGTVLGMIRAFAAMGQSGAADSVALSVGISEALVNTATGIITSALAIIAYNYFSNRIDSLTYLIDEAGYSITNTFASRHK; this is translated from the coding sequence ATGATTAAAAAAGGTAGTTCTTCCGGTCTTTTTCCTGTTTTGGTGATCATTACATGTTTGGTCATTGCTGTGGTTATTTACCAGTTTATTTTAGGTAATCCATCCAATTTTGTAGACGCAGAACGTGAAACGCCTAAGGCCGGAAACATTCAGGGCATCATGTTCAAAGGAGGATTTCTGGTGCCTGTAATTCTCACTATGCTTTTGATGGTTGTTGTATTTACCATTGAAAGATTATTGACGCTGTCAAAAGCAAATGGGTCTGGCAATCTTTCAAATTTTGTGAGAAAAGTGCAATTCAATCTTGCAAATGATAATATTGCTGATGCTGTAAAGGAGTGCGATCGTCAGAAAGGTTCAGTAGCCAATGTGATTAAGAGTGGCTTGAAAATGTATAGTGAAATGGAGAACGACCGCGATCTAAGTAAAGAGCAAAAATTGTTGGCTATTCAAAAGGAAATTGAAGAAGCTACCTCACTTGAATTGCCTATGCTTCAGAAAAATCTTCCCTTCATTGCAACCATTGCACCACTTGGAACATTGGGTGGTTTGATTGGAACTGTATTAGGTATGATCAGGGCCTTCGCAGCAATGGGACAATCAGGCGCTGCCGATTCCGTAGCACTTTCTGTAGGTATTTCTGAAGCCCTTGTTAACACAGCTACCGGTATTATCACTTCAGCACTGGCAATTATTGCATACAATTATTTCTCCAACAGAATCGATTCACTTACCTATCTCATTGATGAAGCAGGTTACAGCATTACGAACACATTTGCATCACGTCACAAATAA
- a CDS encoding substrate-binding domain-containing protein: MAGIWFRRRLVLSITLIVAISGSIACKNKHEKPSSQSDNPSSGHIEIVADESFAPLLQDEITNFSQIYKDTKIDVRFLPELKMTTEFFGHENVRLMVIARRLYEDEKLYFEKMGLPPRETKIAIDAVAFIIHPSNVDTQLTYEQVQGIMSGKINSWKEINAKSPLSKISLVFDNQQSSTIRFLNDKLMEGQPLTKQAFAVKSNPEVINYVENNPSSIGVVGVGWLSKMDNSMIGKFPAEIRVVAISAKAKPDTYYLPEKRFLYSLQYPFLRELFIISQEKHSGLGTGFATYVASDEGQRIVQRSGLLPIDKAVRIIELKDKF; the protein is encoded by the coding sequence ATGGCTGGCATTTGGTTTCGCAGGCGCCTCGTGTTGTCAATCACATTGATAGTTGCAATCTCGGGTTCAATTGCCTGCAAGAATAAGCATGAAAAACCCTCATCACAATCCGATAATCCATCTTCCGGGCATATTGAAATAGTTGCGGATGAATCATTCGCACCTCTTTTGCAGGACGAGATAACTAACTTCTCTCAAATTTATAAGGATACAAAAATCGATGTGAGGTTTCTTCCTGAATTAAAGATGACTACTGAGTTTTTTGGTCACGAAAACGTACGCCTGATGGTCATTGCGCGGCGTTTGTATGAGGATGAAAAGTTGTATTTTGAAAAGATGGGATTACCGCCACGTGAAACCAAAATTGCCATTGATGCAGTCGCATTTATTATCCATCCTTCTAATGTGGACACACAACTTACCTACGAACAGGTACAAGGCATCATGAGCGGAAAGATTAATTCATGGAAGGAAATCAATGCTAAATCACCATTAAGTAAAATTTCTCTTGTTTTTGATAATCAGCAATCAAGTACCATTCGGTTTCTCAATGATAAATTGATGGAGGGGCAGCCACTTACAAAGCAGGCATTTGCAGTGAAATCAAACCCTGAAGTGATAAATTATGTGGAAAATAATCCATCATCGATTGGGGTGGTTGGTGTTGGCTGGCTGAGCAAAATGGATAACTCCATGATCGGGAAGTTTCCGGCAGAAATCAGAGTAGTCGCAATTTCAGCAAAAGCAAAACCGGATACGTATTATTTGCCTGAAAAACGATTCCTTTATTCGCTGCAATATCCTTTTCTTCGTGAACTGTTTATCATCAGTCAGGAAAAGCATTCAGGGCTGGGCACAGGGTTTGCAACATACGTTGCTTCTGATGAAGGTCAGCGCATTGTACAACGTTCCGGATTGCTTCCGATAGACAAGGCGGTAAGGATCATTGAGTTAAAAGATAAATTTTAG